From the genome of Papaver somniferum cultivar HN1 chromosome 2, ASM357369v1, whole genome shotgun sequence, one region includes:
- the LOC113354124 gene encoding probable protein phosphatase 2C 72: MGMCISSVASANIHDEIVKIQDTYENAIFIDSSSCKTPIGSVCSQQGQKGINQDSAILQQGFGMDDGVLCGVFDGHGMNGQVASRLVRSWLPGLLLNQKKVISSFNLDYNKNDSVEEWSKACVGAYKVMDKELKLQENLDCSCSGTTSVTVIKQGEDLVIANLGDSRAVLGTSSDNGDMMAVQLTTDLKPSVPEEAERIRKSNGRVFALENEAHVTRVWLPDQNFPGLAMTRAFGDFDLKDYGVIAIPQISHHHLNNNDKFVVLASDGVWDVLSNSEVVSIVSSATRATAAKAVVDAAVTSWKQKFPLSKMDDISVSCMFFQKR; this comes from the exons ATGGGAATGTGTATATCATCTGTTGCAtctgccaacattcatgatgaaaTTGTCAAGATACAAGATACCTATGAAAATGCTATTTTCATTGATTCAAGTTCATGTAAAACTCCAATTGGTTCTGTTTGTTCTCAACAAGGCCagaaaggaataaaccaagattCTGCCATACTTCAACAG GGTTTTGGTATGGATGATGGAGTTCTCTGTGGAGTATTTGATGGACATGGAATGAATGGTCAAGTTGCGAGTAGATTAGTTAGAAGTTGGTTGCCTGGTTTACTTTTAAACCAAAAGAAAGTGATTTCTTCGTTTAATTTGgattataataaaaatgattcTGTTGAGGAATGGAGTAAAGCTTGTGTTGGTGCGTACAAAGTAATGGATAAAGAACTTAAACTTCAAGAAAACTTGGATTGTTCTTGTAGTGGAACTACTTCTGTTACCGTCATCAAACAG GGTGAAGATCTTGTTATTGCTAATCTTGGAGATTCACGGGCCGTATTAGGGACTAGTTCTGATAATGGTGACATGATGGCTGTTCAGTTAACAACTGATCTTAAGCCTAGTGTGCCAGAGGAAGCTGAAAGAATAAGGAAGAGTAATGGCCGGGTATTTGCACTTGAAAATGAAGCTCACGTTACGCGTGTATGGTTACCTGACCAGAATTTTCCTGGACTTGCCATGACAAGAGCTTTTGGGGACTTTGATCTTAAGGATTACGGAGTAATAGCCATTCCACAAATCtcacatcatcatctgaataacAACGACAAGTTTGTTGTTCTTGCATCTGACGGG GTCTGGGATGTTCTTAGCAACAGCGAAGTTGTATCAATTGTGTCATCGGCAACACGAGCAACGGCCGCTAAAGCAGTAGTAGATGCTGCAGTTACTTCATGGAAACAAAAGTTTCCTTTGTCAAAAATGGATGATATTTCAGTTTCTTGCATGTTCTTCCAGAAAAGATGA